The Cellulosimicrobium sp. ES-005 genome segment CGGCTGCGCGTCGTCGGGCGTCCGGGGCACGGGTCGGGGCCGTACGGGTCGCTCAACGCGATCGTGCTCGCGGCCGAGGCCGTGCGGCGGATCACCGCGCACCGAGGCCCCGTCGTCATCGGGGATCTGTGGCGCCGCTACGTCGACGCGCTCGACCTCGCGCCCGACGTGCGGGCCGCGCTGCTCGACCCCGCCCGGATCGACGACGCGCTGCCCGCGCTCGGCGCGCTCGCGTCCGTCGCGCACGCCACGACCCACACCACCGTCGCGCCGACCGTGCTGCACGCCGGGTCGAAGCCCAACGTCATCCCCGGGCTCGCGGAGGTCACGCTCGACATCCGCGTCCTCCCGGGCGCGACCCCGCAGGACGTGGCCGACCTGCTCGACGACGCGCTCGGCGACCTGCGCGAGCACGTGCACGTCGAGGGTGACTGGTTCGGCGAGGCGTCGCAGTCGCCCACCGACGGCGCGGCGTACGCGGCGATCGAGCGCGCAGTGCGCGCGCACGCGGGCGCCGACGTCGTGCCGGTCCTCGGGACCGGCGGCACGGACGGGCGCTTCTTCCGTCGCCGCGGCGTGCCGGCCTACGGGTTCGGCCTGCTCAGCGAGCAGTGGGACCCGGGGGTGTTCCGTTCGCTGTTCCACGGGCACGACGAGCGCGTCGACGTCGAGTCGCTCGGGCTCACCGCCACCGCGCTGCACGACGTCGTGACGAGCTACCTCGGGTGAACGGTCATCCGGATGACCGCCTGCCGTGGCGGTGACGACGGACGGTCGGGCGTCGCGGGCCGTGCTGCGGGTCTGCCTCGCGACCGGGTTCGTCACGCTGCTGGACTCGGCGATCCTCACCGTCGCGGCACCGGCGCTGCGCAGCGAGCTCGGGGCGACGACCGCGCAGCTCCAGTGGATCCTCGCCGGGTACTCCCTGACCTTCGGGCTCGCGCTCGTCCCGGCGGGCCGCCTCGGCGACCGGCTCGGGCGCGGCCGACCCCTGGCCGTCGGGCTGGCCTTGTTCGCCGCGGGGAGCCTCGTCGGCGCGACGGCGTCCGACGCCGACGTGCTCGTCGCCGCGCGACTGCTCCAGGGCGTCGGCGCCGGGACCGCGAACCCGCAGGTCATCGGGCTGCTCCAGGACCACTACGCCGGGCCGGCCCGCGCACGTGCGCTCGGCGCGTACGCCTCGACGGGGGCGTTCGCCATGGTCCTGTCCCCGCTCGTCGGTGGCGGCATCCTGTCCGGGCTCGGACCGGCGGCGGGGTGGCGCGTCGCCGTCGGGCTCGCCGCGCCCCTGGGGCTCGCCGTGGCCGTCGTCGCCCTGCGCGTGCTGCGTCGCGGCTCGACGCGAGCGGGTGGCCTGACCCCGCGCGGCGCGCCCGGTCGCGACGGCGGTGCCGGGGACGGCCGGGCAGCAGGCCGTCCGGCTGGCGAGGGCCTGTCCGCGAGCCGCGCCCGCGGTGGCCGCGTCGGCGGCGGG includes the following:
- a CDS encoding M20/M25/M40 family metallo-hydrolase, yielding MTVTARPAAPGVRPGTRATPGPRVLAEPAPAPSRTELAGRTTELLQAMIRNACVNDGTVGSGQEVRNARAVADALDGLDLEVEWVEPRPGRTSLVARLRGTDPEAPSLALVGHTDVVPVEPEGWTRDPFGGELVDGWVWGRGAIDMLGLTSAFTVVTRAIAESGRRLRGDLVLAAVADEEHGSTWGVDWITQHRYDLVDVDAVLTESGGVPLGSRGSRTIAVGEKGGAGRRLRVVGRPGHGSGPYGSLNAIVLAAEAVRRITAHRGPVVIGDLWRRYVDALDLAPDVRAALLDPARIDDALPALGALASVAHATTHTTVAPTVLHAGSKPNVIPGLAEVTLDIRVLPGATPQDVADLLDDALGDLREHVHVEGDWFGEASQSPTDGAAYAAIERAVRAHAGADVVPVLGTGGTDGRFFRRRGVPAYGFGLLSEQWDPGVFRSLFHGHDERVDVESLGLTATALHDVVTSYLG